Proteins from a single region of Primulina tabacum isolate GXHZ01 chromosome 5, ASM2559414v2, whole genome shotgun sequence:
- the LOC142545326 gene encoding uncharacterized protein LOC142545326: MNTREASRGFGPLPYSSLRNLSSSSSAFFSANQSPFFSPSASTVLVSARSDNSCEATVTNLDSLDLSRTVESEYLTSAIFASTNDYPGATRRQSNDLRKFENVSSSLGVSDSPLSIYNIGHKNDCSKQNTKTKGHGKFLEIAVPPNSFSLNRLRSCDVYIGFHGRKPSLLRFANWLRSELEVQGLSCFVTDRARCRSSRKHRIVEKAMDGCTFGVVILTRKSFRNPYTIEELRLFSGKKNLVPVYFDLGPDDCLVRDIIEKRGDLWEKYGGELWLLYGGLEEEWKDSVNSLSQADEWKLEAHDGNWRDCILRAVTLLALRLGRRSIVDRLTKWREKVEKEEFPFLRNENFIGRKKELSELEFLLFGDISGDAERDYFKIKARPMKRNLTIGRARTDSMDKNRSDRLSESSKRKGKQPIVWKESEKEIELQNTEFSQPQQKQKSKSSRKHARRKRSMKVIYGKGIACVSGDSGIGKTELLLEFAYRFHQRYKMVLWIGGESRYIRQNYLNLWPFLEIDVGVESCTEKSRTKSFEEQEEAAIARVRKELMRNIPFLLIIDNLESEKDWWDHKLVMDLLPRLGGETHVIISTRLSAVMNLEPLKLSYLSEVEAMSLMLGSVTDQSVTEIDALRAIEEKLGRLTLGLAIVGAILSELPISPSRLLDTVNRMLLRDATWSGRENSSLRRNNFLLQLFEVCFSIFDHADGPRSLATRMALASGWFAPTLVPVSILALAAHKIPEKHQNRQVLKKILRSLTCGFTSSYSRRSEAEASSLLLRFNIARGCTRDGFVQFNQLVKLYARKKGVARVAQAMVQAVFNRGFVSNHSDHIWAACFLLLGFGKDPVVVELKASELLFVVKEVILPLAIRTFMTFSRCSAALELLRLCTDALEATDHTFATPVENWLDKSFCWKPVQTNAQLNPLIWQELALARATVLEVRAKLMVRGGQFDIGDDLIRKAIFIRTSISGENHPETMSARETLSRLTRVVTSVRNHISSEQNRR; encoded by the coding sequence ATGAATACTCGAGAAGCTAGTCGTGGATTCGGACCGTTACCTTATTCATCTTTAAGgaatctctcatcatcctcatCAGCATTTTTTTCGGCAAATCAATCACCCTTCTTTTCTCCAAGCGCAAGTACAGTACTCGTATCTGCACGTTCTGACAATTCATGTGAGGCTACTGTCACAAACTTGGATTCCCTAGATTTGAGTAGGACTGTGGAATCAGAATATTTAACAAGCGCCATATTTGCGTCAACTAATGATTATCCTGGTGCAACCAGGCGTCAATCGAATGATCTCAGGAAGTTTGAAAATGTATCTTCATCGTTGGGAGTATCTGATAGTCCCTTGTCAATTTACAACATAGGTCATAAGAACGATTGTTCTAAGCAAAATACTAAAACAAAAGGGCATGGTAAATTTCTCGAAATCGCAGTTCCTCCGAATTCCTTTTCTTTAAATAGACTGAGGAGTTGTGACGTCTACATAGGTTTTCATGGACGAAAGCCTTCACTGCTCAGGTTCGCTAATTGGCTTCGCTCCGAGTTAGAGGTTCAAGGTTTGAGTTGTTTTGTAACAGACAGGGCTAGATGTCGAAGTTCTCGTAAGCATAGAATCGTTGAGAAAGCTATGGATGGTTGTACATTTGGAGTCGTTATCTTGACAAGAAAGTCATTCAGGAACCCATACACCATCGAAGAGCTGAGATTATTCTCTGGGAAGAAGAACTTGGTTCCGGTGTACTTTGATTTGGGCCCTGATGATTGCCTCGTGAGAGATATTATCGAGAAAAGAGGAGATCTTTGGGAGAAATACGGCGGTGAGCTCTGGCTACTCTATGGCGGACTAGAGGAGGAATGGAAAGATTCTGTCAACTCCCTTTCACAGGCTGACGAGTGGAAACTAGAGGCTCATGATGGTAACTGGAGAGATTGCATATTAAGAGCTGTCACCCTGTTGGCATTGAGGTTGGGAAGGAGAAGTATTGTGGATAGACTGACCAAGTGGAGAGAAAAAGTGGAGAAAGAAGAGTTCCCTTTTCTTCGGAATGAGAATTTCATCGGTCGGAAAAAGGAGTTGTCCGAGCTTGAATTTTTACTTTTCGGAGACATCAGTGGAGATGCAGAGAGAGACTATTTCAAGATCAAGGCCAGACCCATGAAAAGGAACTTGACAATTGGCAGGGCGAGGACTGATTCAATGGACAAAAATAGAAGTGATCGATTAAGTGAGAGTAGCAAGAGGAAAGGGAAACAACCAATTGTGTGGAAGGAATCCGAAAAGGAGATTGAATTGCAGAACACGGAGTTTTCTCAACCTCAGCagaaacaaaaatcaaagaGCAGTAGGAAGCATGCCAGGAGAAAGAGATCTATGAAAGTCATCTATGGAAAAGGAATTGCTTGTGTGTCAGGAGACTCGGGTATTGGAAAAACCGAGCTGCTCTTAGAGTTTGCTTACCGCTTCCATCAAAGATATAAGATGGTATTATGGATAGGAGGAGAAAGCCGATACATTCGACAGAATTACTTGAACTTGTGGCCGTTCTTAGAAATCGATGTAGGGGTGGAGAGCTGCACAGAAAAAAGTCGAACCAAGAGCTTTGAAGAGCAAGAGGAAGCTGCAATAGCCAGGGTCCGAAAGGAGCTAATGCGAAACATTCCTTTTTTATTAATAATCGACAATTTGGAGAGTGAAAAGGACTGGTGGGATCACAAACTTGTAATGGATCTGCTGCCACGTTTAGGTGGTGAAACTCATGTTATCATTTCCACACGCCTATCTGCTGTGATGAATCTTGAGCCCTTGAAGCTTTCTTACCTATCAGAGGTTGAGGCAATGTCTTTAATGCTCGGAAGCGTTACCGATCAATCAGTCACGGAAATCGATGCATTACGAGCCATTGAGGAAAAACTTGGTAGGTTAACTCTAGGCCTTGCTATCGTAGGGGCTATTCTATCTGAGCTGCCTATTAGTCCCAGTAGACTCTTGGATACAGTTAATAGGATGCTGTTGAGGGATGCAACATGGAGTGGTCGTGAGAACAGTTCATTAAGACGCAACAATTTCCTTTTGCAGCTTTTTGAGGTATGCTTTTCCATATTTGACCATGCTGATGGACCAAGGAGTTTGGCAACTAGAATGGCTCTTGCAAGTGGTTGGTTTGCACCAACACTGGTCCCTGTGTCCATTTTAGCTCTGGCTGCTCATAAGATACCCGAGAAACACCAGAATCGACAGGTCTTGAAAAAGATTTTACGCTCCTTGACATGTGGTTtcacatcatcatattcacggAGATCAGAAGCAGAAGCATCCTCGTTACTTTTGAGATTCAATATAGCGAGAGGCTGTACTAGGGACGGTTTTGTTCAGTTTAACCAGCTCGTAAAACTCTATGCTCGAAAGAAGGGTGTCGCCAGAGTAGCACAAGCAATGGTACAAGCTGTTTTTAACCGTGGCTTCGTATCCAATCACTCTGATCACATATGGGCCGCCTGTTTCTTGCTCCTAGGATTCGGAAAAGACCCAGTAGTTGTTGAGCTCAAGGCGTCAGAGTTGCTTTTTGTCGTGAAAGAAGTGATATTGCCCCTTGCAATTCGTACCTTTATGACATTCTCTCGGTGCAGTGCTGCTCTTGAGCTGCTTCGTCTCTGCACAGATGCATTAGAAGCAACTGATCATACGTTTGCCACCCCGGTCGAAAACTGGTTGGATAAGTCCTTTTGCTGGAAACCCGTTCAGACAAACGCTCAGCTAAATCCATTGATATGGCAAGAACTCGCGTTGGCAAGAGCTACTGTGCTAGAAGTCAGAGCCAAGTTGATGGTACGAGGTGGACAGTTCGATATAGGGGATGATTTAATCCGGAAAGCCATTTTCATTAGAACTTCAATATCCGGGGAAAACCATCCGGAAACAATGTCCGCACGTGAGACGCTTAGCAGGCTAACTAGAGTTGTTACCAGTGTTCGAAACCATATTTCATCTGAGCAGAATCGACGATAG
- the LOC142545328 gene encoding uncharacterized protein LOC142545328 has product MSFPNKGIWMPIRSGSQDNGEVADASTRNKHKRGYQWFVGSREHELFFNKKQAIESDNKGTSSGATLMSYPLWSDSSSSQSGGHVGEHLVNPMTVESSNLSQKNVFSTVSAEPHLEKGGPDDQFGIDSSACFSMSQTVEDPLCLNSGVRKVMVNEIRILQNCLPEFVQNSNPEKKSEKLCPIFQNVEQACSKRDAMVKNQFFGGIDDNKLSIGQAFNRRNYDTGSIADQYEKRIGNFMSIGSTCQGQENFYAMAPFYNKVNETFNTSPSSTYNKGDTDFTSLTYIHSQQDATFMPQRTVPSKENSMMLSLGEHHENDEQTTMSFGCFQDDPDDSNTSSRLTCSRDILLSQMSAQSSAAMGQRNSVEQITANVTSVAASRTNGTLKNLEPKTKKGTSNNFPANVKSLLSTGILDGIPVKYISWSREKNLRGVVKGTGYLCSCQDCKLSKAINAYEFERHAGCKTKHPNNHIYFENGKTIYAVVQELRSTPQEVLFEAIQNVTGSPINQKNFHNWKASYQAATRELQRIYGRDDTTVPS; this is encoded by the exons ATG TCTTTTCCAAACAAAGGCATTTGGATGCCTATTAGATCTGGTTCTCAGGATAATGGAGAGGTGGCTGATGCTTCTACTAGAAATAAGCACAAGCGTGGTTATCAGTGGTTTGTTGGTTCACGTGAACATGAGCTATTCTTCAACAAGAAGCAAGCAATAGAATCTGATAACAAAGGAACAAGTTCAGGAGCTACATTAATGAGTTATCCTTTATGGAGCGACAGTTCCAGTTCTCAGTCGGGAGGTCATGTTGGTGAGCACCTCGTCAACCCCATGACTGTTGAGAGTTCAAATCTTTCTCAAAAGAATGTCTTCTCTACTGTTTCCGCTGAGCCCCATTTGGAAAAAGGGGGTCCTGATGATCAATTTGGAATTGACTCATCAGCTTGTTTTTCCATGTCTCAAACTGTGGAAGATCCTTTATGTCTGAATTCAGGAGTTAGAAAAGTGATGGTTAATGAAATAAGGATCTTGCAGAATTGCTTGCCTGAATTTGTTCAGAACTCTAACCCAGAAAAGAAAAGTGAAAAACTATGCCCCATTTTTCAGAATG TTGAACAGGCCTGCAGCAAGAGAGATGCTATGGTTAAGAACCAGTTCTTTGGTGGGATAGATGACAATAAGCTCTCTATTGGTCAAGCCTTCAACAGAAGGAATTATGATACTGGTTCAATTGCGGATCAGTATGAAAAACGTATTGGCAATTTCATGTCAATTGGTTCTACTTGCCAGGGCCAGGAGAATTTCTATGCAATGGCCCCTTTCTACAATAAAGTCAATGAAACATTCAATACGTCTCCGAGTTCTACATATAATAAGGGGGACACAGATTTTACATCGCTAACATATATTCATAGTCAGCAAGATGCTACCTTTATGCCACAAAGAACGGTCCCCAGCAAAGAAAATTCTATGATGCTATCATTGGGTGAGCATCATGAGAATGATGAACAAACTACTATGTCTTTTGGCTGCTTTCAGGATGATCCTGATGATAGTAACACCTCCAGCAGACTCACATGCAGCCGTGATATTCTATTAAGTCAAATGTCTGCTCAATCTTCTGCAGCGATGGGACAGAGAAATTCTGTGGAGCAGATAACTGCAAATGTTACCTCGGTAGCCGCTTCAAGGACAAATGGCACCCTCAAGAATTTAGAACCAAAGACAAAGAAAGGAACTTCAAACAACTTCCCTGCAAATGTTAAAAGCTTATTATCAACTGGCATACTTGATGGGATTCCAGTGAAGTATATATCGTGGTCAAGAGAG AAGAATCTTCGAGGTGTGGTAAAAGGGACGGGTTACTTGTGTAGCTGCCAGGATTGTAAGCTTTCGAAG GCTATCAATGCTTATGAGTTTGAGCGCCATGCTGGTTGCAAAACCAAACACCCCAATAACCATATTTACTTTGAGAATGGGAAGACTATATATGCAGTGGTTCAAGAACTGAGGAGTACCCCGCAGGAAGTGCTGTTTGAAGCGATTCAAAATGTGACGGGCTCCCCTATCAATCAGAAAAATTTCCATAATTGGAAAG CATCATATCAAGCTGCAACTCGGGAGCTTCAACGCATTTATGGGAGAGATGACACGACCGTACCATCTTGA
- the LOC142545329 gene encoding ASI1-immunoprecipitated protein 3 encodes MRNRRLARVPTSDEEDDAQPLQLRDSPADENQNQRKRKKVNLSDEEGEENEREVKSKEKRKRKEAIEEPEPEVEEQDDAEAQPIGEIARVSGKGRGRRNHYESFELDGLQYHLEDPVLLAPERKDQKPYVAIIKDITQTWSGDMMVTGQWFYRPEEAEKRTGGNWESRDTRELFYSFHRDEVPAESVLHKCVVHFIPLHKQIPHRKQHPGFIVQKVYDTDQRKLFKLTDKDYEDNKQQELDDLVQKTLKRLGNVPDLEPEDMVVDREDQIKSKRLIKKKNMTPLDVSRDNECLSKSQLLKPETPGSTGVGTSEYNTILSNFMLLTGETQRDKWLEKLLQSVQFICSSVDGEQNDGEKGGDADVRNKVDESFDWPDAAVHVIVDLEKAAHDSLSTDFQKYNQKMRQLAFNLKSNAVLARRLLKRELDSAQILNMSPNELKEGLTSEEISSREPEESGRMQMTDARCKRCMEKQVGLREIIQTGHGDRYQLECNACGNTWYASRDDVSSLTIEGPSSAKTVGAAPLATAKFEDVEKNLVSPRGAVSPRGAERGANDVLKKATEAYVPVLDNQQSSNNT; translated from the exons ATGCGCAACCGCCGTCTCGCACGCGTGCCGACCAGCGACGAAGAGGACGACGCGCAGCCGCTCCAGCTTCGTGACTCACCGGCGGATGAAAACCAAAACCAAAGAAAGCGCAAAAAGGTGAACCTATCGGACGAGGAGGGAGAGGAGAATGAAAGAGAGGTAAAATCGAAGGAGAAAAGGAAGAGAAAGGAGGCGATAGAAGAGCCTGAGCCGGAAGTTGAGGAGCAGGATGATGCCGAGGCGCAGCCGATAGGCGAGATAGCTAGGGTTTCTGGGAAAGGGAGAGGAAGGAGGAACCATTATGAGTCATTTGAGCTCGATGGTCTTCAATATCATCTC GAGGATCCTGTGCTGTTAGCTCCTGAGAGAAAAGACCAGAAGCCTTACGTGGCCATAATTAAG GACATTACTCAGACTTGGAGTGGTGACATGATGGTAACTGGGCAATGGTTCTATCGTCCAGAGGAGGCAGAAAAAAGAACTGGTGGAAATTGGGAATCACGTGATACGAGGGAGCTGTTTTATAGTTTCCACAGAGATGAAGTACCTGCAGAATCTGTCTTGCACAAGTGTGTGGTGCATTTCATTCCGCTACATAAGCAGATTCCTCATCGCAAACAACACCCAGGTTTCATTGTGCAAAAAGTATATGATACTGATCAGAGGAAGCTTTTTAAGCTGACAGATAAAGATTACGAAGACAATAAACAACAGGAGCTGGATGATCTTGTTCAGAAGACTCTTAAACGGCTTGGCAATGTTCCAGATCTTGAACCTGAGGATATGGTTGTGGATCGTGAAGATCAAATAAAGAGTAAACGACTTATAAAGAAAAAGAACATGACACCATTGGATGTTTCAAGGGATAATGAATGTCTTAGTAAATCGCAGCTACTTAAGCCAGAAACTCCAGGAAGCACTGGTGTTGGTACATCTGAATATAATACTATTCTCTCAAACTTTATGCTGTTGACCGGTGAAACACAGCGAGACAAATGGTTGGAAAAGCTTCTGCAATCGGTTCAGTTCATATGCTCTTCAGTGGATGGTGAGCAGAATGATGGGGAAAAAGGGGGTGATGCGGATGTGAGAAATAAG GTAGATGAGTCATTTGACTGGCCAGATGCAGCTGTCCATGTCATAGTTGATCTTGAGAAAGCCGCACATGACTCCCTTTCTACTGATTTCCAGAAGTATAACCAAAAGATGCGACAGCTAGCATTTAATCTTAAG AGCAATGCTGTATTAGCACGACGCCTTCTGAAAAGAGAGCTGGATTCTGCACAGATACTGAATATGTCTCCTAATGAGTTAAAG gaaggTTTAACTTCTGAAGAGATTTCGAGCAGGGAGCCTGAGGAATCCGGCCGTATGCAG ATGACAGATGCTCGTTGCAAAAGATGCATGGAGAAACAAGTGGGGTTGAGAGAGATTATTCAGACTGGACATGGTGACCGCTATCAG TTGGAGTGTAATGCTTGTGGCAACACTTGGTATGCGTCCAGGGACGATGTTTCTAGCCTGACTATAGAAGGTCCAAGTTCTGCTAAAACCGTTGGTGCTGCACCACTGGCTACTGCCAAGTTTGAAGATGTTGAGAAGAATTTGGTGAGTCCACGAGGAGCCGTGAGTCCACGAGGAGCCGAGAGGGGAGCTAATGATGTATTGAAGAAAGCTACGGAAGCATATGTACCAGTGTTAGATAACCAACAATCGTCCAACAATACTTGA
- the LOC142545330 gene encoding uncharacterized protein LOC142545330, translating to MADSNATNISEASTDTHTPRQHEGDSAQDDPTYDDSGDKAPSVSRKEILKALEAVERDSAAIADSFSSLFSSLRLSLSQATSSTAEHMSCFSDAAGRVQETVLDASTKGNRYVNSCLRLNEEMKGMDTLAAQLKIVRRHVDALETAVNRNIRFP from the exons ATGGCAGACTCAAACGCCACCAACATCAGCGAGGCTTCAACCGATACGCACACGCCACGTCAGCACGAGGGTGATTCAGCACAAGACGATCCAACCTACGACGATTCCGGTGATAAGGCGCCGTCTGTTAGCAGGAAGGAGATTCTGAAAGCTCTAGAAGCGGTGGAGAGGGACTCCGCTGCTATCGCCGATAGCTTCTCCAGTCTCTTCTCTTCTTTACGCTTATCGCTTTCTCAG gcTACGAGCAGCACGGCGGAGCATATGAGCTGTTTTAGTGATGCTGCGGGACGCGTTCAAGAAACTG TGCTTGATGCATCCACAAAAGGAAATCGTTACGTAAATTCTTGCCTCAG ATTAAATGAAGAAATGAAGGGCATGGACACACTTGCCGCGCAACT AAAAATTGTCCGAAGGCATGTTGACGCATTGGAGACTGCCGTGAACAGAAACATTCGTTTCCCTTGA